From the Cryptomeria japonica chromosome 2, Sugi_1.0, whole genome shotgun sequence genome, one window contains:
- the LOC131044392 gene encoding heavy metal-associated isoprenylated plant protein 32, with the protein MSKEDSIKLLKSQTIVLKVNIHCEGCRTKVKKLLQKTEGVYTHEIDREQQKVTVLGSIDADKLIKVLEKSGKHAELWPTGGKGNQPKQQNENKEQKPNKVQFDLSAQKPFKGQKGENDQNPLKAGNKAGLDWCYDEYLKDCKFDKVNGGDGKKGGGAENGGGKKGGGGGGAENGGGKKAGGGDGQKGGGADGGKKGGGDGQNKSGGSGNEGKNNGGGKKGGGGGGGGNPNQNGGGGKKNSGGDGDANQNGGKKNGGGDGGEDQGGGGGADWNKSGGGGGGKKGGKKGGNGGGDGEGGNMGYFDDVGYNSPPMVGVGYGGGGVSYGGGGYGGGGVSYGGGGGGGGVGAGCTCQHGGPVYGPYHDHAHVHSHLQQGYGANVNDRYLMMQYRPSYPVPPPPYYYQQNPNDYGTNLFSDENASGCSIM; encoded by the exons ATGAGTAAAGAAGATAGCATCAAGCTTTTGAAGAGCCAG ACGATTGTGCTTAAGGTCAACATTCACTGCGAAGGATGTAGGACGAAAGTGAAGAAACTGCTACAGAAGACTGAAG GTGTATATACTCATGAAATTGATAGAGAGCAGCAGAAAGTGACTGTATTAGGGAGTATAGATGCAGACAAGCTGATAAAAGTGCTGGAGAAATCTGGGAAACATGCTGAGTTATGGCCCACTGGAGGGAAGGGGAATCAGCCGAAGCAGCAAAATGAGAACAAGGAACAGAAACCTAACAAGGTTCAATTTGATCTGAGTGCTCAGAAGCCATTTAAGGGTCAGAAGGGGGAAAACGATCAAAACCCACTCAAAGCGGGTAATAAAGCTGGATTAGACTGGTGTTATGACGAATATCTCAAAGATTGTAAGTTCGACAAAGTAAATGGTGGTGATGGAAAGAAGGGTGGAGGAGCTGAAAATGGGGGAGGAAAGAAGGGTGGCGGTGGTGGTGGAGCTGAAAATGGGGGAGGAAAGAAGGCGGGAGGTGGTGATGGGCAGAAGGGCGGTGGCGCTGATGGTGGAAAGAAGGGCGGAGGTGATGGACAGAATAAATCTGGTGGTTCTGGCAAtgaggggaaaaacaatggtggagGAAAGAAAGGTGGAGGCGGAGGCGGGGGAGGAAACCCCAATCAGAATGGCGGTGGTGGGAAGAAAAACAGTGGTGGAGACGGAGATGCCAACCAAAATGGTGGAAAGAAAAATGGAGGCGGAGATGGAGGGGAAGATCAAGGTGGCGGTGGCGGTGCAGACTGGAACAAATCTGGAGGGGGTGGTGGAGGAAAGAAGGGCGGGAAAAAGGGAGGGAATGGAGGTGGCGATGGTGAGGGAGGCAACATGGGGTATTTTGATGATGTAGGCTACAACTCTCCTCCAATGGTGGGAGTTGGTTATGGTGGTGGTGGTGTTAGTTATGGTGGTGGTGGTTATGGTGGTGGTGGTGTTAGTTATGGAGGTGGCGGCGGTGGCGGTGGTGTAGGTGCTGGCTGTACCTGTCAGCATGGTGGTCCTGTGTATGGACCTTATCACGACCATGCCCATGTCCATAGTCACCTCCAACAGGGTTACGGAGCCAATGTTAATGACAGATACTTAATGATGCAATACAGACCGTCGTATCCAGTGCCGCCTCCCCCTTACTACTATCAGCAAAATCCTAATGATTATGGTACTAATCTTTTCAGTGATGAGAACGCCAGTGGCTGCTCCATCATGTAG